In Arachis stenosperma cultivar V10309 chromosome 1, arast.V10309.gnm1.PFL2, whole genome shotgun sequence, one DNA window encodes the following:
- the LOC130936415 gene encoding expansin-like B1, translating to MELNLKRQIGIFCVLLILPALCSAAFTKSRATFYSTSDGLGTPTGRCGYGDYGRTVHGGSVAGVSNLWRDGVGCGLCYQVRCTNPSLCNSNGAYLVVTDYGAGDRTDFIMSPAAFSSLGVNSTANDELRKLGTVDIEYQRISCSYPGQNIVIKIKESSTNPGYLSIVLFNVGGTCDVIAIQLSQSGSNTWVSLQRVDGAVFQISNPPSGTLRFRFQVNCGSGLEWRLPKNDIPANWRAGATYDTGIQF from the exons ATGGAGCTTAATTTGAAGCGCCAGATCGGAATTTTTTGTGTTCTATTGATCTTACCAGCACTATGCAGTGCTGCGTTTACAAAATCCAGAGCAACATTTTATAGTACCTCTGATGGTTTAGGGACTCCAA CTGGACGCTGTGGGTACGGCGACTATGGAAGGACGGTCCACGGAGGAAGTGTCGCCGGTGTGTCAAACCTCTGGAGGGATGGAGTTGGCTGTGGTCTTTGTTATCAG GTGAGGTGCACAAACCCATCGCTGTGCAACAGTAATGGAGCATACTTGGTGGTAACAGACTACGGTGCAGGAGATAGAACAGATTTCATAATGAGCCCAGCGGCCTTCTCAAGTTTGGGAGTCAACTCAACAGCAAATGATGAACTCAGGAAACTAGGCACCGTTGATATTGAATACCAGAGGATTTCATGCAGTTACCCTGGCCAAAACATTGTCATCAAAATCAAAGAGAGTAGCACCAACCCTGGTTACTTGTCTATTGTACTTTTCAATGTTGGTGGAACATGCGATGTCATTGCTATTCAGTTGTCGCAGTCGGGCAGCAACACATGGGTTTCTTTGCAGAGGGTGGACGGTGCAGTTTTTCAGATTTCAAACCCGCCAAGTGGGACCCTCAGATTCAGATTCCAAGTTAATTGCGGTTCTGGACTTGAATGGAGGCTCCCCAAGAATGACATCCCTGCTAACTGGAGGGCTGGTGCCACTTATGACACTGGCATTCAGTTTTAA